The genomic interval ATATCCCGGCCGTAGAGGATGTAGGGGCGCAGGTCCACGTGGCAGCCCTCGAAGCTGTCGTCGATCAGGGTGGGAACTCGCGACAGGCAGAGGGTGGGCTGGGCGATGTAGCCCCGGGGGTTGGCGCGAATGCGATCGCCGAATTCCGCCCGCTGCTCCTCGGTGGCGTGGGGGCCGACCAGCATGCCGTAGCCCCCCGAGGCGTTGGTGGCCTTGACCACTAGCTGATCGAGGTGGCTGAGGACGTGGGCCTGCTGGGTCTCGTCTTCGCACAGGTACGTGGGCACGTTGGGGATGATCTGGTCTTCGTCGAGGTAGTAGCGAATCATCTGCGGCACGTAGGCGTAGACCAGCTTGTCGTCGGCGACGCCGGTGCCGAGGGCGTTGGCCAGGGCCACTCGCCCCGCCCGGTATACCTCCATTAGCCCTGGTACCCCCAGCAGCGAGTCGGGCCGAAAGGCCAGGGGATCGATAAAGTCGTCGTCAATGCGGCGGTACATCACATCGACGCGCTCCAGGCCCTTGGTGGTACGCATTTTCAGGTAGCCATCTGACACCACCAGGTCACGCCCCTCCACCAGTTCGGCCCCCATCTGCTGGGCCAAAAACGAGTGCTCAAAGTAGGCCGAGTTGTACATGCCCGGCGTCAGCACCGCTACTCTGGGGTTGTCAAGCGCCTCTGGGGCCAGGTTGAGCAGAGCCTCCAGCAACTGGCTGGCGTAGTCGTCCACCGCGGCAATGTCCATGGCCGCAAACAGGTGGGGGAAGGTATTCTTCATCACCCGTCGGTTTTCGAGCACGTAGGAGACGCCCGAGGGGCAGCGCAGGTTGTCTTCCAGCACATACCAGCTGCCGTCCTTGTCGCGCACCAGGTCGGTACCGGTGATATGGCACCAGATGTTGTTGGGCGGGTTGAGGCCCATACAGGGCTTTAGAAAACCGGGAGCGCTCTCGACCACGTGGCGCGGTACCACCCCGTCGTTGAGAATTTTTTGCTCGTTGTAGACGTCGTGGATGAAACAGTTGAGGGCGTAGATACGCTGCTTGAGACCTTTTTCAATCCACTCCCACTCGTGGCCGGGCACAATGCGCGGAATCACGTCGAAGGGAAAAATTCGCTCGGTGCCCTGGTTGTCGCTGTAGACGTTGAAGGTGACCCCCAGCTTAAACAGGGTATTTTGCACCGCCTGCTGCCGCTGCTGTAGCTCCACCAGCGCCATATCGTTGACCCGCCGCACCAGCAGTTCTGCCTCTGGGCGAGGCTGGCCTGGCTTCAAAAAAAGTTCATCGAAGAAATCGCCGGGGTCGTAGGCGTCAAATAGCACCAGGGGTCTCCTAAAACTAGAACTTGGGAGTGGGCGCTGTGGGTACAGTGCCACAGGCTTTGATCATTACCGGGGAGAGTCGCTTCAAAGCTGTAGTTTACGATACGAATTTACG from Leptolyngbya sp. KIOST-1 carries:
- a CDS encoding circularly permuted type 2 ATP-grasp protein translates to MLFDAYDPGDFFDELFLKPGQPRPEAELLVRRVNDMALVELQQRQQAVQNTLFKLGVTFNVYSDNQGTERIFPFDVIPRIVPGHEWEWIEKGLKQRIYALNCFIHDVYNEQKILNDGVVPRHVVESAPGFLKPCMGLNPPNNIWCHITGTDLVRDKDGSWYVLEDNLRCPSGVSYVLENRRVMKNTFPHLFAAMDIAAVDDYASQLLEALLNLAPEALDNPRVAVLTPGMYNSAYFEHSFLAQQMGAELVEGRDLVVSDGYLKMRTTKGLERVDVMYRRIDDDFIDPLAFRPDSLLGVPGLMEVYRAGRVALANALGTGVADDKLVYAYVPQMIRYYLDEDQIIPNVPTYLCEDETQQAHVLSHLDQLVVKATNASGGYGMLVGPHATEEQRAEFGDRIRANPRGYIAQPTLCLSRVPTLIDDSFEGCHVDLRPYILYGRDIYVNPGGLTRVALKRGSLVVNSSQGGGSKDTWVVRSVDPNAQLPTST